A part of Streptococcus porcinus genomic DNA contains:
- the rnpA gene encoding ribonuclease P protein component — protein MKKSYRVKREKDFQAIFGGGKSTANRKFVIHFLEKKQDHFRVGISVSKRLGNAVTRNAIKRKIRHILMEFKDHLKEDDFVVIARRGVEELDYQALRQNLKHVLKLAKLLEEGFESEKEN, from the coding sequence TTGAAAAAATCCTATCGTGTCAAGCGTGAGAAAGATTTTCAAGCCATCTTTGGTGGAGGGAAAAGCACAGCAAATCGAAAATTCGTTATCCATTTTTTAGAAAAAAAACAAGACCATTTTAGGGTGGGGATTTCGGTTAGCAAACGCCTAGGCAATGCTGTAACCCGAAATGCAATCAAGCGAAAAATTCGACATATCCTTATGGAATTTAAGGATCATCTTAAAGAAGATGATTTTGTTGTGATTGCAAGAAGAGGTGTTGAAGAATTGGATTATCAAGCTTTAAGACAAAATTTAAAACATGTCTTAAAACTAGCAAAATTACTCGAGGAAGGTTTTGAAAGTGAAAAAGAAAATTAA
- a CDS encoding response regulator transcription factor, with the protein MNIFILEDDYIQQGRIESVIEEILKEQKITKSYMEVFSSPQKLLDSIHERGEHQLFFLDIDIKGETKRGLELAAEIRMLDTNAIIVFVTTHSEFAPISFKYKVSALDFIDKAVDNVQFKEQIQECILYARQMMSSYETEEVFLFETPQTRLRLPYKDILYFATSTTPHKVCLWTQTERLEFYGNLAEIQEVAPKLFLCHRSFLINLENVVRIDKPRQLVYFENGDSCLVSRLKMKNLIEKWELLT; encoded by the coding sequence ATGAATATTTTTATATTAGAAGATGACTACATCCAACAGGGTCGGATTGAGTCAGTCATTGAAGAGATTTTAAAAGAGCAGAAAATAACGAAATCATATATGGAGGTTTTTTCTAGTCCGCAAAAGCTTCTAGATAGCATTCATGAACGTGGGGAACACCAACTTTTTTTCTTGGATATTGATATCAAAGGTGAAACAAAAAGAGGTTTAGAATTAGCAGCAGAGATTCGAATGTTAGATACTAACGCGATTATTGTCTTTGTTACAACGCATTCTGAATTTGCTCCTATTTCATTCAAATATAAGGTTTCAGCCCTTGACTTTATTGATAAGGCTGTTGATAATGTCCAATTTAAAGAACAAATTCAAGAATGTATCCTCTATGCGAGACAAATGATGTCAAGCTATGAGACAGAGGAGGTGTTTTTATTTGAAACACCTCAAACTCGTCTTCGATTGCCCTATAAAGATATTTTGTATTTTGCCACTTCAACAACCCCTCATAAAGTTTGCCTTTGGACTCAGACAGAACGTTTAGAGTTTTATGGTAACTTAGCGGAAATTCAAGAGGTTGCTCCTAAACTGTTTCTTTGTCACCGTTCCTTTTTAATAAATTTGGAAAATGTAGTGCGAATAGACAAGCCTCGTCAATTGGTATACTTTGAAAATGGAGATTCTTGCCTAGTTTCGCGCTTGAAAATGAAGAATTTAATTGAAAAATGGGAATTGCTTACCTAA
- a CDS encoding sensor histidine kinase: protein MVNNLQVILFCFIVFMADWFIFQKCTSISLSLYKISGLFIIFLILNFLTASFIMVDPILLVLVSRFFHPSKRWSEHIFYGFFSVMLVEVVFRVISGIILPIVTGLTGDKIVSNFTLLEISYLLILPVANLFNFMFGFNFNLIRFISHNKLKTWLIGMNFAMVAYYLIIHFFAHFDTAYQSYFLNYRTLFIFIYLVIMMTVVIKLDRFAKDQLKAEIRQAERERVLYLENYNNHIEQLYRDIRTIKHDSENIMISLKDSIDRGNLADISYVYRNIVRESGKAMEVLGPDFNSLGNIKEAVIKSLINAKLLEAKQQEIDVYLEIPDTISENYIEILDLVPLLSKLFDHAIITAKGSRRPFISVAYFHQGKKQFFIIENSTKVKRVDISQLFDDNRRKSESKISESSVYISDILADYPKVVFSSKSDHYRLRQCLEMDD from the coding sequence ATGGTGAACAATTTACAGGTTATTCTGTTTTGTTTTATTGTGTTTATGGCAGATTGGTTCATTTTTCAAAAATGCACTAGTATCTCATTATCCCTATATAAAATTTCTGGACTTTTTATCATTTTTTTAATTTTAAATTTTTTGACAGCTAGCTTTATTATGGTAGATCCTATATTGTTAGTACTTGTTAGCCGCTTTTTTCACCCGAGTAAAAGGTGGTCAGAACATATTTTTTATGGCTTTTTTTCGGTCATGCTCGTAGAAGTGGTATTTCGAGTAATATCAGGAATTATTTTACCTATTGTGACTGGTTTGACGGGGGACAAGATTGTTTCTAATTTTACTTTACTAGAGATATCCTACCTATTAATCCTTCCTGTGGCTAATCTTTTTAATTTTATGTTTGGATTTAATTTTAACCTGATAAGGTTTATTTCCCATAATAAACTTAAAACATGGTTAATCGGTATGAACTTTGCTATGGTAGCCTATTATTTAATTATTCATTTTTTTGCTCATTTTGACACAGCTTATCAATCCTATTTTTTAAATTATCGAACTTTATTTATTTTCATTTATTTAGTTATTATGATGACTGTAGTTATCAAACTAGACCGCTTTGCTAAAGATCAACTAAAAGCCGAAATTAGACAAGCGGAAAGAGAAAGGGTTCTTTATTTAGAAAACTACAATAATCATATTGAACAACTCTATCGTGATATTCGGACGATAAAACATGATTCTGAAAATATTATGATTAGTTTAAAAGATAGTATTGATCGTGGTAATCTTGCTGATATTTCTTATGTTTATCGTAATATTGTTAGAGAATCTGGCAAAGCTATGGAAGTTTTAGGTCCAGATTTTAATTCTTTAGGAAACATAAAAGAAGCTGTTATTAAATCATTGATTAATGCAAAGTTGCTTGAAGCAAAGCAGCAAGAAATTGATGTTTATCTAGAAATTCCCGATACTATAAGTGAAAATTATATTGAAATATTAGATCTAGTTCCACTTTTATCAAAATTATTTGATCATGCGATTATAACGGCAAAAGGTAGCAGAAGGCCGTTTATTTCAGTTGCCTATTTTCATCAGGGTAAGAAGCAGTTTTTCATTATTGAAAATAGTACAAAAGTAAAGAGAGTTGACATCAGTCAATTATTTGACGACAATAGAAGAAAGTCTGAAAGTAAAATATCAGAAAGTTCAGTCTATATCTCTGACATACTAGCTGACTATCCCAAAGTCGTTTTTTCCTCAAAAAGTGACCATTACCGCTTAAGACAATGTTTAGAAATGGATGATTAG
- a CDS encoding GHKL domain-containing protein, with product MTPIQLLGFQLSIIVFYFSEISVLSFFSDLKLSFWKKMLITAVALFFNQVPILAPLLIDPLLFWVILIIHGYRVFSYRTLYLALAPSVFVDLVSRFLASCLIPYLFQIHVQVTNHLWINLLAYLLLFPSLQLFSYLIGKDYKKIYENEYSEDAKRFVAIMLIFIFAYYIDIFFILGFEDPFLFYLYPNSVPRSYQIFYLTFSIIFLFLLAYFNRLSKLHLERALRREKENYIENLVHYGNHLEKLYKEITVFKDTYFNKLAILGKAIEAKDISLIRNVYESTVTEAREYWDDKHYNISKLSNIGMPSIKSLLSAKIIKAEKLGITVNLEVPDHINNTYISRFDLLLLISIFCDNAIEAAIESTAKTITIAYFKSEGKQILVVANSCLEKRVNINRIFKEGVSTKGKGRGIGLANVLNIVQKYSNLSLSTQSKNYTFQQLITITKESGV from the coding sequence ATGACGCCCATTCAGTTACTGGGATTTCAGTTATCGATTATAGTGTTTTATTTTTCTGAAATTAGTGTTCTGAGTTTTTTTTCAGATTTAAAACTTTCTTTTTGGAAAAAAATGCTGATTACAGCGGTTGCTTTATTCTTTAATCAAGTACCTATATTAGCTCCTCTCTTAATTGATCCGTTACTCTTTTGGGTAATCTTAATTATACATGGGTACCGTGTGTTTAGCTATCGAACCCTATATCTAGCGTTGGCTCCTAGTGTCTTTGTAGATTTGGTGTCACGCTTTTTAGCCTCCTGTTTGATTCCTTATCTTTTTCAGATACATGTTCAGGTGACAAATCATTTGTGGATTAATTTGTTGGCTTATCTTTTGCTCTTTCCAAGTCTTCAATTGTTTTCATATTTGATTGGTAAGGATTATAAAAAGATATATGAAAATGAATATTCTGAAGATGCCAAGCGATTTGTTGCGATTATGCTGATTTTTATCTTCGCTTATTATATTGATATTTTTTTTATTTTAGGTTTTGAAGATCCATTTCTGTTTTATCTGTATCCAAATAGTGTTCCTCGTTCTTATCAAATTTTTTATCTGACATTTTCGATCATTTTTTTATTTTTATTAGCTTATTTTAACCGTCTCTCCAAGCTACATTTAGAAAGGGCATTGAGAAGAGAAAAAGAGAACTACATCGAAAATTTAGTGCATTATGGCAATCATTTGGAAAAGTTGTATAAGGAAATTACTGTTTTTAAAGATACTTATTTTAACAAACTAGCTATTTTAGGGAAAGCTATTGAAGCAAAAGATATTTCCTTAATCCGAAATGTCTATGAGTCTACGGTTACAGAAGCTAGAGAATATTGGGATGATAAGCACTATAACATTTCAAAATTGAGCAATATAGGCATGCCTTCTATTAAGAGTCTCTTGTCGGCAAAAATTATAAAAGCTGAAAAATTAGGGATAACAGTTAATCTAGAGGTTCCAGATCACATTAATAATACTTATATCTCTCGTTTCGATCTTTTGCTTCTCATATCTATTTTCTGTGATAATGCTATTGAAGCTGCGATTGAGTCAACAGCTAAAACAATCACTATTGCTTATTTTAAATCAGAGGGAAAACAGATTTTGGTTGTTGCAAACTCCTGTTTAGAAAAGCGAGTTAATATTAATCGTATTTTTAAAGAGGGGGTTTCAACAAAAGGTAAAGGACGAGGGATCGGATTAGCTAACGTTTTAAACATAGTACAAAAATACTCTAATCTAAGTTTAAGTACTCAAAGTAAGAATTATACTTTCCAACAGCTCATAACAATTACAAAAGAAAGCGGAGTTTAA
- the gltX gene encoding glutamate--tRNA ligase — MSKPIRVRYAPSPTGLLHIGNARTALFNYLYARHHGGTFIIRIEDTDRKRHVADGERSQLENLKWLGIDWDESPETHANYRQSERLELYQKYIDLLLEKGLAYKSYVTEEELAKERERQEAAGETPRYINEFIGMSEEEKLAYIADREAQGIIPTVRLKVNESGIYKWTDMVKGDIEFEGGNIGGDWVIQKKDGYPTYNFAVVVDDHDMQISHVIRGDDHIANTPKQLMVYEALGWEAPVFGHMTLIINSETGKKLSKRDTDTLQFIEDYRKKGYMPEAVFNFIALLGWNPGGEDEIFSRQQLIDLFDENRLSKSPAAFDQKKMDWMSNDYLKKADSAKVFDLCKPFLEAAGRLTDKAEKLVELYQPQLRSADEIVPLTDLFFSDFPELTEAEKELMAGETVPTVLKAFKEKLEAMSDEEFQPENIFPQIKAVQKETGIKGKNLFMPIRIAVSGEMHGPELPNTIYLLGREKSIEHINNML; from the coding sequence ATGTCTAAACCAATTCGTGTGCGCTATGCACCAAGTCCAACAGGGTTATTGCATATTGGTAATGCCCGTACAGCACTCTTTAATTATCTATATGCCCGTCATCATGGTGGCACTTTTATCATTCGTATTGAAGATACTGACCGCAAACGCCACGTAGCAGATGGGGAGCGCTCCCAGCTTGAGAACCTTAAATGGTTAGGTATTGATTGGGATGAGAGCCCTGAAACTCATGCAAACTACCGTCAGTCAGAACGTCTTGAGCTCTATCAGAAATATATTGATCTTCTTTTAGAAAAAGGCTTAGCCTATAAATCTTATGTCACAGAAGAAGAACTAGCCAAAGAACGCGAACGGCAAGAGGCAGCTGGCGAAACACCTCGATACATTAACGAGTTTATTGGCATGTCTGAAGAGGAAAAATTAGCTTATATCGCAGACCGTGAAGCCCAAGGCATTATCCCGACAGTTCGCTTAAAAGTCAATGAGTCAGGTATCTACAAATGGACCGATATGGTTAAAGGTGATATTGAATTTGAAGGTGGTAATATCGGTGGCGATTGGGTCATACAGAAAAAAGATGGATACCCAACTTATAACTTTGCCGTTGTTGTTGATGACCATGATATGCAAATTTCACATGTTATCCGTGGAGATGACCATATCGCGAATACTCCAAAACAACTAATGGTTTATGAAGCCCTCGGTTGGGAAGCGCCAGTATTTGGTCACATGACCTTGATTATTAATTCTGAAACTGGGAAAAAGTTATCCAAACGTGATACTGACACTCTCCAATTTATCGAAGATTATCGCAAAAAAGGCTATATGCCTGAGGCGGTATTTAACTTTATTGCGCTTTTAGGCTGGAACCCTGGTGGGGAAGATGAGATTTTCTCACGTCAGCAATTAATTGATCTTTTTGATGAAAATCGCCTTAGCAAATCACCGGCAGCCTTTGATCAAAAGAAAATGGATTGGATGAGTAACGATTATCTGAAAAAAGCTGATTCTGCCAAAGTCTTTGACCTTTGTAAGCCTTTTTTGGAAGCTGCTGGTCGTTTAACGGACAAAGCTGAAAAATTAGTGGAACTTTATCAACCACAATTGAGATCGGCTGATGAAATCGTGCCTTTAACAGATCTCTTCTTTAGTGATTTTCCTGAGCTAACGGAGGCTGAAAAAGAGCTTATGGCTGGTGAAACAGTTCCGACAGTTTTGAAAGCCTTTAAGGAAAAATTGGAAGCTATGTCAGATGAAGAATTCCAACCGGAAAATATTTTTCCACAGATTAAGGCTGTTCAAAAAGAAACCGGCATTAAAGGGAAAAACCTTTTCATGCCAATTCGTATCGCTGTTTCAGGGGAGATGCATGGACCAGAATTGCCAAATACCATTTATCTTCTTGGTCGTGAAAAATCAATTGAACATATCAATAACATGCTTTAA
- a CDS encoding beta-class carbonic anhydrase: protein MSYFKSFMSANSAYVELHGIAHLPLKPKTRVAIVTCMDSRLHVAQALGLALGDAHILRNAGGRVTDDMIRSLVISQQQMGTREIVVLHHTDCGAQTFTNQSFAEHIQQKLGIDVSDQDFLPFQDVAESVREDMRLLQESPLIPDDVDINGAVYDVDTGKMTQVF from the coding sequence ATGTCATATTTTAAAAGTTTTATGTCAGCTAATAGTGCCTATGTTGAACTTCATGGAATAGCCCACCTACCACTTAAGCCTAAAACGCGTGTTGCCATCGTGACCTGTATGGATTCTCGCTTGCATGTTGCCCAAGCTTTAGGGTTAGCACTTGGTGATGCCCATATTTTGAGGAATGCTGGCGGTCGTGTGACAGATGATATGATACGATCTTTGGTTATTTCACAGCAGCAAATGGGGACACGTGAAATTGTGGTATTACACCATACGGACTGTGGTGCTCAAACTTTTACCAACCAAAGCTTTGCAGAACATATTCAACAAAAGCTTGGAATAGATGTATCAGACCAAGATTTCTTACCCTTCCAAGATGTAGCAGAATCAGTCCGAGAGGATATGCGTCTGTTGCAAGAATCTCCACTTATTCCAGATGATGTTGACATTAATGGAGCTGTCTATGATGTTGATACTGGTAAAATGACACAAGTTTTTTAA
- the radA gene encoding DNA repair protein RadA has product MAKKKATFVCQECGYHSPKYLGRCPNCSAWSSFVEEVEVQELKNARVSLTGEKSRPVKLKDVDNLNYSRTQTNMDEFNRVLGGGVVPGSLILIGGDPGIGKSTLLLQVSTQLANKGTVLYVSGEESAEQIKLRSERLGEIDNEFYLYAETNMQEIRIEIEKIQPDFLIIDSIQTIMSPDSSGVQGSVSQVREVTAELMQLAKTNNIATFIVGHVTKEGTIAGPRMLEHMVDTVLYFEGERHHTFRILRAVKNRFGSTNEIGIFEMQSGGLVEVTNPSQVFLEERLDGATGSAIVVTMEGSRPILAEVQSLVTPTVFGNARRTTTGLDFNRVSLIMAVLEKRCGLLLQNQDAYLKAAGGVKLDEPAIDLAVAVAIASSYKELPTNPQEAFLGEIGLTGEIRRVTRIEQRINEAAKLGFTKIYVPKNALQGLDIPQNIEVVGVSTVGEVLKAVFSKT; this is encoded by the coding sequence ATGGCTAAGAAAAAAGCAACCTTTGTCTGTCAGGAATGTGGTTATCACTCTCCTAAATATCTAGGACGTTGTCCCAATTGTTCAGCCTGGTCTTCATTTGTAGAGGAAGTTGAAGTCCAAGAGCTTAAGAATGCGCGTGTTAGCCTAACGGGTGAAAAGAGTCGTCCTGTAAAGCTGAAGGATGTTGATAATCTCAATTATTCCCGTACTCAGACTAACATGGATGAATTTAATCGAGTTCTTGGTGGAGGAGTCGTTCCAGGCAGCCTTATCCTGATTGGTGGAGATCCGGGGATCGGGAAGTCAACCTTACTCTTGCAAGTTTCGACTCAGCTGGCTAATAAAGGAACAGTTTTATATGTGTCTGGAGAAGAGTCGGCAGAACAGATAAAATTGCGAAGTGAACGTCTAGGGGAGATTGATAATGAATTCTATCTCTACGCTGAGACCAACATGCAAGAGATTAGGATTGAGATTGAGAAAATTCAACCTGATTTTTTAATTATTGATTCCATTCAAACCATTATGAGTCCTGATAGCTCAGGTGTTCAAGGGTCTGTTAGTCAGGTTAGAGAAGTAACAGCGGAACTCATGCAATTAGCGAAGACTAATAATATTGCGACCTTTATAGTTGGGCACGTTACTAAAGAAGGAACTATAGCAGGACCAAGAATGTTGGAGCATATGGTGGATACAGTCCTCTATTTTGAAGGTGAACGTCATCACACCTTTAGAATTTTGAGGGCTGTTAAAAATCGTTTTGGCTCGACCAATGAAATTGGTATTTTTGAAATGCAATCAGGTGGGCTGGTTGAGGTTACTAATCCTAGTCAAGTTTTCCTAGAGGAACGCTTAGACGGTGCCACAGGCTCAGCTATTGTGGTTACTATGGAAGGTAGTCGACCGATTTTAGCTGAGGTCCAATCTTTAGTAACCCCAACTGTTTTTGGTAATGCTAGGAGGACAACAACAGGATTAGATTTCAATCGGGTTAGTTTGATTATGGCTGTTTTAGAAAAGCGCTGTGGCTTGCTGTTACAGAATCAGGATGCCTATTTGAAGGCTGCTGGAGGTGTTAAGTTAGATGAGCCGGCCATTGACTTAGCTGTGGCTGTGGCCATTGCTTCAAGTTATAAGGAACTGCCAACTAATCCTCAAGAGGCCTTTCTAGGAGAAATTGGTTTGACGGGTGAGATTAGACGGGTGACTCGTATTGAACAAAGAATTAATGAAGCAGCTAAACTTGGATTTACCAAGATTTATGTCCCTAAAAATGCTTTACAAGGATTAGATATTCCTCAAAATATAGAAGTTGTTGGTGTATCAACGGTAGGAGAGGTTCTTAAAGCGGTCTTCTCTAAAACTTAG
- a CDS encoding dUTP diphosphatase, protein MKIRGFELITEYADAAQLLPKRETKHAAGYDLKVAKATEIGPGEIKLVPTGVKAYMQAGEVLYLYDRSSNPRKKGLVLINSVGVIDGDYYNNDNNEGHIFAQMQNITDQVVSLEVDERIVQAVFGPYLLADDDQADGVRTGGFGSTGH, encoded by the coding sequence ATGAAAATTCGTGGTTTTGAGTTAATTACGGAATATGCTGACGCTGCTCAGCTATTACCCAAAAGAGAAACAAAACATGCGGCAGGTTACGATTTAAAAGTAGCCAAGGCTACAGAGATTGGCCCAGGTGAGATAAAACTAGTTCCAACCGGTGTGAAAGCTTATATGCAAGCAGGGGAGGTTCTTTATTTATATGATCGCTCATCAAATCCTCGCAAAAAAGGCTTAGTATTGATTAATTCTGTTGGGGTTATTGATGGCGACTACTATAATAATGATAATAATGAGGGACATATTTTTGCGCAAATGCAAAATATTACTGATCAAGTAGTCTCTCTAGAAGTCGATGAACGGATTGTTCAAGCGGTTTTTGGTCCGTACCTTCTAGCGGATGATGATCAGGCAGATGGTGTTCGTACAGGTGGTTTTGGTTCAACCGGTCACTAA
- a CDS encoding YbaN family protein, translating to MKKTLYISAGCLSFALAILGIPLPLLPTTPLLLLAGFCFSRSSDRFNNWLRSTKVYKYYVGDYLETRIIPRTRKKQILVQVWILMGISIIFMPFIWMKIIFFTITTIMSVILFRFVPEK from the coding sequence ATGAAAAAAACATTATATATCAGTGCTGGCTGCCTTAGTTTTGCCTTGGCAATCTTAGGCATACCCTTGCCATTATTACCGACAACACCTTTACTTTTACTAGCGGGCTTTTGTTTTTCGCGTAGTTCTGATCGCTTTAACAACTGGTTACGTAGCACTAAAGTTTACAAATATTATGTAGGTGACTACCTTGAAACACGGATTATCCCCCGTACTCGTAAAAAACAAATTCTCGTTCAAGTTTGGATATTAATGGGAATCTCGATTATTTTTATGCCTTTTATTTGGATGAAAATCATTTTCTTTACCATAACGACTATTATGTCTGTGATATTATTCCGATTTGTTCCAGAGAAGTGA
- a CDS encoding NADPH-dependent FMN reductase has product MKVIGLVGTNSSHSTNRQLLQYMSNHFADKAEIELMEIKDFPLFNKPANKELPKIVTEMAAKIEEADGVIIGTPEYDHSVPASLMNALAWLSYGIYPLLGKPVMITGASYGTLGSSRAQLQLRQILNAPELKATVLPDEFLLSHSLQAFDANGNLFDLETIQKLDAIFDDFRIFVKIAGKLSHAQELLRKEAEDFDWENL; this is encoded by the coding sequence ATGAAAGTCATTGGTCTTGTTGGTACAAATTCAAGTCATTCCACTAACCGTCAACTTCTCCAATATATGTCAAATCATTTTGCAGATAAAGCAGAAATTGAATTAATGGAAATCAAAGATTTTCCTCTCTTCAATAAACCTGCTAACAAAGAGTTGCCTAAAATAGTCACCGAAATGGCTGCTAAAATTGAAGAAGCCGATGGTGTCATTATCGGTACACCCGAATACGACCATTCAGTACCCGCTTCATTGATGAATGCTTTAGCTTGGCTATCTTATGGAATTTATCCCTTGCTTGGTAAGCCAGTGATGATCACCGGGGCTTCTTACGGAACTTTGGGGTCCTCGCGGGCGCAATTGCAACTACGGCAAATCTTAAATGCTCCTGAGTTAAAAGCAACTGTTCTGCCAGATGAGTTTCTACTCTCCCATTCTTTACAAGCATTTGATGCTAACGGTAATCTCTTTGATTTAGAAACCATTCAAAAATTGGATGCTATCTTTGATGATTTCCGAATTTTTGTTAAGATTGCTGGAAAGCTATCGCATGCTCAGGAACTTCTACGTAAAGAGGCTGAGGATTTTGACTGGGAAAACTTGTAA
- a CDS encoding NAD(P)H-dependent oxidoreductase translates to MKFVAIVGSNAEQSYNRMLLEFMRRHFKLKCEIEVLEIKDIPMFNQDQDQSDCFAIRYLYHKITRADGVIIATPEHNHTITPALKSTLEWLSFKLHPLENKPVMIVGASYYDQGTSRAQVHLRKILEAPGVNAFTLPGNEFLLGKAKEAFDNNGNISNEGTVLFLESCLDNFIKYVKVVSSLRQPKAIEPEDLDCGKPISTTIKEVDPDDPDWLEKAAKIVNAVEGDTYVKLDHGLLTVNQLNMFLKAMPFELTYSDDNNQFLYYNNAHQDPETMYAKRLPEQVGNRLSTVHGSLPPGRMKNVEWVIGSLRNGNEEYVRTIVPGSPAEVINTHNYQAMYYPDGSFSGINEIVFNFKPWLDWYLKETGQHLVGGKVNATPTSHTNVDATSGASDTGATSSVVAEADATSGASEH, encoded by the coding sequence ATGAAATTTGTCGCTATTGTTGGCTCAAATGCAGAACAATCTTACAACCGTATGTTATTAGAGTTTATGAGACGCCACTTTAAATTAAAATGTGAGATTGAAGTTTTAGAAATCAAAGATATTCCCATGTTTAACCAAGATCAAGATCAATCTGATTGCTTTGCTATTAGATACCTCTACCATAAAATCACACGTGCAGATGGTGTCATTATTGCAACACCAGAACACAACCATACGATTACACCCGCTCTAAAGAGTACACTTGAATGGTTATCCTTTAAGCTTCACCCACTTGAAAATAAGCCGGTTATGATTGTTGGCGCCTCTTATTATGATCAAGGGACCTCACGAGCCCAAGTTCACCTTCGCAAAATCTTAGAAGCACCTGGTGTTAATGCATTTACTCTTCCAGGAAATGAATTTTTGCTAGGCAAGGCTAAAGAGGCTTTTGATAATAATGGCAATATTAGTAATGAGGGGACTGTCTTGTTCCTAGAAAGTTGCCTAGATAATTTTATTAAATATGTAAAAGTTGTCTCATCGCTCCGTCAACCTAAAGCAATTGAGCCTGAGGACTTGGATTGTGGGAAACCAATTTCAACAACAATCAAGGAAGTCGATCCAGATGATCCTGACTGGTTGGAAAAAGCTGCTAAAATTGTCAATGCTGTTGAAGGAGACACCTATGTCAAGTTGGATCATGGTCTCCTAACAGTCAACCAACTTAACATGTTCTTAAAAGCTATGCCATTTGAATTAACCTACTCAGACGATAATAACCAATTTTTATACTATAATAATGCTCATCAAGATCCTGAAACTATGTATGCAAAGCGTCTTCCTGAACAAGTCGGCAATCGTTTATCAACTGTCCATGGTTCGCTTCCACCTGGACGTATGAAAAATGTGGAGTGGGTAATCGGTTCTCTACGTAATGGTAATGAAGAATATGTGCGCACCATCGTCCCTGGCTCTCCAGCTGAAGTCATCAATACACATAATTATCAAGCCATGTATTATCCTGATGGCTCATTCTCAGGCATCAACGAAATTGTTTTCAATTTCAAACCATGGTTGGACTGGTATTTGAAAGAAACAGGTCAACATTTGGTAGGAGGAAAAGTTAACGCAACACCTACTTCTCACACAAACGTTGATGCAACCTCTGGTGCTTCTGATACTGGAGCTACCAGCTCCGTAGTCGCTGAAGCTGATGCTACGTCAGGTGCTTCTGAGCATTAA
- a CDS encoding epoxyqueuosine reductase QueH: MINVEDVLSKAKPNQNINYDKLMQEMRKDWLKKEIRPRILMHVCCAPCSTYSLEYLADFADITVYFANSNIHPKTEYQRRALVTQDFIKAFNEKTGHKVAYIEELYQPNNYIQKVRGLEDEPEGGARCRVCFDYRLDLTARKAVELDFDYFASALTISPHKNASLINQIGIDIQKCYRTKYLPSDFKKNNGYRRSVQMCQEYDIYRQCYCGCVYAARSQGVDLKQVKMEAKAYLDRKQRLEESDASVTIPFIYQGKEIKSK, from the coding sequence ATGATTAACGTTGAAGATGTATTGAGTAAGGCTAAACCAAATCAAAATATTAATTATGACAAACTCATGCAAGAAATGCGTAAAGATTGGTTAAAAAAAGAGATTAGACCACGTATTCTAATGCATGTTTGCTGTGCTCCGTGTTCGACATATAGCTTGGAATATTTAGCTGATTTTGCTGATATAACAGTCTACTTTGCGAATTCCAATATTCACCCTAAAACGGAATATCAACGAAGAGCACTAGTCACACAAGACTTTATAAAGGCATTTAATGAAAAAACTGGACATAAGGTTGCCTATATAGAAGAACTCTACCAACCTAATAACTATATCCAAAAAGTAAGAGGACTTGAAGACGAGCCTGAGGGTGGTGCACGGTGTCGTGTTTGTTTTGATTATCGTTTGGATTTGACAGCCAGAAAAGCTGTAGAGCTGGACTTTGATTATTTTGCTAGTGCCCTAACTATAAGTCCTCATAAAAATGCCAGTTTAATTAATCAAATTGGTATCGATATTCAAAAATGTTACCGAACCAAATATCTTCCAAGTGATTTTAAGAAGAATAATGGCTATCGTCGATCGGTTCAAATGTGTCAAGAATATGATATTTATCGCCAATGTTATTGTGGCTGTGTCTACGCAGCTAGGTCACAAGGAGTTGATTTAAAACAAGTAAAGATGGAAGCAAAGGCTTATTTAGATCGGAAACAAAGATTAGAAGAATCAGATGCTTCGGTAACAATTCCATTTATCTATCAAGGCAAAGAAATCAAGAGCAAGTAA